Proteins encoded within one genomic window of Pectobacterium araliae:
- a CDS encoding PA4780 family RIO1-like protein kinase has protein sequence MKIPNRLQPLFDDGLIDNVLQRLKSGKEADVYTVLCGDKIQCAKVYKEAMQRSFKQAVQYQEGRKVRNTRNARAMQKNSKFGRKQQEESWQTAEVEALFRLANAGVRVPQPYICIDGVLLMELVTDAEGAVAPRLSDVILTEESAIADFNTMIRNIVRMLCAGIVHGDLSEFNVLLDAQGPVIIDLPQAVDAAGNNLAESMFARDVNNITAYYGQFAPQLLQTRYAQEIWMLYEDGKLTPETVLTGLFVEAAHEVDMDSLIDEIIAAEDEFYERQRARKERDDE, from the coding sequence ATGAAAATCCCAAACAGGCTCCAACCTCTGTTCGATGATGGCCTGATAGACAATGTGCTCCAACGCTTGAAAAGTGGTAAGGAAGCGGACGTTTACACTGTTTTATGTGGTGACAAAATCCAGTGTGCCAAAGTTTACAAAGAAGCAATGCAGCGTAGCTTTAAGCAGGCAGTGCAGTACCAAGAAGGGCGCAAAGTCCGTAATACGCGTAACGCCCGTGCAATGCAAAAAAACTCAAAATTCGGGCGTAAGCAACAAGAAGAGTCCTGGCAAACCGCGGAAGTCGAAGCATTGTTTCGTCTTGCTAATGCCGGTGTTCGCGTACCACAACCCTATATTTGCATTGACGGTGTGTTACTGATGGAGTTGGTCACTGATGCTGAAGGCGCTGTTGCTCCACGCCTTAGCGATGTGATTCTGACGGAAGAAAGCGCCATTGCTGATTTCAATACGATGATCCGCAATATTGTGCGCATGTTGTGCGCAGGTATTGTGCATGGTGATTTATCGGAGTTTAACGTACTGCTCGATGCGCAAGGACCGGTAATTATTGACTTGCCACAAGCTGTGGATGCTGCGGGAAACAACCTTGCTGAATCCATGTTTGCACGCGATGTGAATAACATCACTGCTTATTACGGTCAGTTCGCGCCACAATTATTGCAAACACGGTATGCGCAAGAAATCTGGATGTTATATGAAGACGGAAAATTAACACCAGAAACAGTGCTAACCGGTCTTTTCGTGGAAGCGGCACATGAAGTGGATATGGATTCACTGATCGATGAAATCATTGCTGCTGAAGATGAGTTCTACGAGCGTCAGCGGGCAAGAAAAGAACGCGATGATGAATAA
- a CDS encoding TetR/AcrR family transcriptional regulator, protein MAQRGRPRGFDRDTALQAMMEVFWERGYEGAQLVDLTAAAGIAPPSFYAAFGSKEEAFCEAVDHYIETVGARPMQELNNAATLHEGLQRMLLASVDVALSTGPGGCLLILGVVNCLPENEAARAHLKAARNKTRELIHTRLEYARDTGELPPECDIQQRSAFIHGVMQMISFQARDGAARNELEALVALALGVLD, encoded by the coding sequence ATGGCTCAACGTGGTCGCCCGCGCGGTTTTGACCGAGATACCGCTCTTCAGGCGATGATGGAGGTGTTCTGGGAGCGAGGCTACGAAGGTGCGCAACTGGTTGATCTCACAGCGGCGGCGGGCATTGCCCCTCCCAGCTTTTATGCCGCCTTCGGCTCCAAAGAAGAAGCCTTTTGTGAAGCTGTGGATCACTATATTGAAACGGTTGGTGCTAGGCCGATGCAAGAATTAAACAACGCTGCAACCCTGCATGAAGGATTGCAGCGGATGCTTCTCGCTAGTGTAGACGTTGCTTTATCGACGGGTCCTGGCGGTTGTCTATTGATTCTTGGTGTTGTGAACTGTCTGCCGGAGAATGAGGCGGCACGGGCACATCTCAAAGCTGCACGAAATAAGACGCGTGAACTCATACATACGCGCCTTGAATATGCTCGCGATACTGGCGAACTTCCTCCTGAATGTGATATTCAGCAACGCTCAGCGTTCATTCATGGCGTCATGCAGATGATTTCATTTCAGGCGAGGGACGGCGCAGCCCGCAATGAACTTGAAGCCCTGGTTGCTCTCGCGCTTGGCGTGCTTGATTAG
- a CDS encoding nuclear transport factor 2 family protein yields the protein MNISPSAVVEEFFRRTGSGAPVEKIAELVSEQVDWFVAGDTSIVPWIGRKIGKAGAAEFYAQIREQIESEAFEVCEMLAQGNRVVVIGELASRVLRTGKLIESEFCFDFTVENGEIIRFRLFEDSFAVAKAAV from the coding sequence ATGAATATCTCCCCCAGCGCTGTTGTCGAAGAGTTCTTTCGTCGCACCGGATCAGGCGCCCCAGTCGAAAAGATCGCGGAACTCGTCAGTGAGCAGGTCGATTGGTTTGTGGCGGGCGACACAAGCATCGTGCCTTGGATCGGTCGCAAGATCGGAAAAGCCGGAGCTGCGGAATTTTACGCGCAGATCAGGGAACAGATCGAGTCGGAAGCTTTTGAGGTATGCGAAATGCTGGCGCAAGGCAATCGGGTCGTCGTTATCGGGGAGCTTGCTTCTCGCGTTTTGCGAACGGGCAAGCTGATCGAATCAGAATTTTGCTTCGACTTCACTGTCGAAAATGGCGAAATCATCCGGTTTCGTCTTTTTGAGGATAGTTTCGCCGTGGCAAAAGCCGCCGTATAA
- the guaA gene encoding glutamine-hydrolyzing GMP synthase has product MTENIHQHRILILDFGSQYTQLVARRVRELGVYCELWAWDVTEAQIRGFNPNGIILSGGPESTTEFGSPRAPEYVFNAGVPVLGVCYGMQTMAMQLGGHVEGSNEREFGYAQVEVKTDSALVRDIQDALSATGAPLLDVWMSHGDKVTAIPEGFETVASTDTCPFAIMANEEKRFYGVQFHPEVTHTRQGQRLLERFVRDICQCEALWTPAKIIDDAVNRIREQVGNDHVILGLSGGVDSSVTAMLLHRAIGDRLTCVFVDNGLLRLNEADQVLEMFGDHFGLNIVHVAAEERFLSELAGENDPEAKRKIIGRVFVEVFDEEASKQADVKWLAQGTIYPDVIESAASATGKAHVIKSHHNVGGLPKEMKLGLVEPLKELFKDEVRKIGLELGLPYNMLYRHPFPGPGLGVRVLGEVKKEYCDLLRRADAIFIEELHKADLYNKVSQAFTVFLPVRSVGVMGDGRKYDWVVSLRAVETIDFMTAHWAHLPYDFLGRVSNRIINEVDGISRVVYDVSGKPPATIEWE; this is encoded by the coding sequence ATGACTGAAAACATTCATCAACACCGCATTCTTATTCTGGATTTCGGCTCGCAGTACACGCAACTGGTCGCACGTCGCGTGCGTGAACTGGGCGTTTACTGTGAGCTGTGGGCATGGGATGTCACGGAAGCGCAGATTCGCGGCTTTAATCCGAACGGGATCATCCTGTCCGGTGGCCCGGAAAGCACCACCGAATTTGGCAGCCCACGCGCGCCAGAATACGTTTTCAATGCTGGCGTACCGGTATTAGGCGTGTGCTATGGCATGCAGACGATGGCGATGCAGTTGGGTGGCCACGTTGAAGGTTCCAACGAGCGTGAGTTTGGTTATGCGCAGGTAGAAGTTAAGACGGATAGCGCCTTGGTGCGTGATATTCAGGATGCGTTGAGCGCCACGGGTGCGCCGCTGCTGGATGTCTGGATGAGCCACGGCGATAAAGTAACGGCGATCCCTGAAGGGTTTGAGACCGTTGCCAGTACCGATACCTGTCCGTTCGCCATCATGGCGAATGAAGAGAAGCGTTTTTATGGTGTGCAGTTTCACCCAGAAGTGACGCACACCCGTCAGGGGCAGCGTCTGCTAGAGCGTTTTGTACGCGATATCTGCCAGTGTGAAGCGTTGTGGACGCCAGCCAAGATTATCGACGATGCGGTGAACCGTATTCGTGAGCAGGTGGGTAACGACCACGTGATTTTAGGTCTGTCTGGCGGCGTGGATTCTTCCGTTACCGCGATGCTGTTGCACCGTGCGATTGGTGACCGTCTGACCTGCGTGTTTGTCGACAACGGCCTGCTGCGCCTGAATGAAGCCGATCAAGTTCTGGAAATGTTCGGCGACCATTTCGGACTGAACATTGTGCATGTAGCGGCAGAAGAACGCTTCCTGAGCGAGCTGGCTGGCGAAAACGATCCTGAAGCCAAGCGTAAAATCATCGGCCGCGTGTTCGTTGAAGTGTTCGATGAAGAAGCCAGCAAGCAAGCTGATGTGAAATGGCTGGCGCAAGGCACCATCTACCCAGATGTGATCGAATCTGCGGCGTCTGCCACCGGCAAAGCGCACGTGATCAAATCACACCACAACGTGGGTGGTCTGCCGAAAGAGATGAAGCTGGGTCTGGTTGAACCGCTGAAAGAGCTGTTCAAAGACGAAGTGCGCAAGATTGGTCTGGAACTGGGTTTGCCGTACAACATGCTGTACCGTCATCCGTTCCCAGGCCCAGGTCTGGGCGTGCGTGTACTGGGTGAAGTGAAGAAAGAATACTGTGACCTGCTGCGTCGTGCGGATGCAATCTTCATTGAAGAGCTGCACAAAGCCGATCTGTACAACAAAGTCAGTCAGGCATTCACCGTCTTCCTGCCAGTTCGTTCCGTGGGTGTGATGGGCGATGGTCGTAAATACGATTGGGTTGTCTCACTGCGTGCGGTCGAAACCATCGACTTTATGACTGCGCATTGGGCACATTTGCCATACGATTTCCTCGGCCGCGTTTCCAACCGCATCATCAACGAAGTCGACGGTATCTCCCGTGTTGTTTACGACGTATCAGGCAAGCCACCGGCAACGATTGAGTGGGAATAA
- the guaB gene encoding IMP dehydrogenase has translation MLRIAKEALTFDDVLLVPAHSTVLPNTADLSTQLTKNIRLNIPMLSAAMDTVTESGLAIALAQEGGLGFIHKNMSIERQAEEVSRVKKHESGVVVDPQTVTPETTLREMKELTERNGFAGYPVVAKDNELVGIITGRDVRFVTDLEKPVSAFMTPKERLVTVKEGEARDVVLQKMHEKRVEKALVIDEQFHLIGMITVKDFQKAERKPNACKDEHGRLRVGAAVGAGAGNEERVDALVAAGVDVLLIDSSHGHSEGVLQRIRETRAKYPNLEIIGGNVATGSGAKALVEAGVSAVKVGIGPGSICTTRIVTGVGVPQITAISDAVEALEGTGIPVIADGGIRFSGDIAKAIAAGAACVMVGSMLAGTEESPGEIELYQGRSFKSYRGMGSLGAMSKGSSDRYFQTDNAADKLVPEGIEGRVAYKGRLKEIVHQQMGGLRSCMGLTGCATIDALRTQAEFVRISGAGIQESHVHDVTITKESPNYRMGS, from the coding sequence ATGCTACGTATCGCTAAAGAAGCACTGACGTTTGACGACGTCCTCCTGGTTCCTGCTCATTCTACCGTTTTGCCTAATACTGCCGATCTGTCCACGCAGTTGACGAAAAACATTCGCCTGAATATTCCTATGCTGTCCGCAGCGATGGATACCGTTACCGAATCCGGCTTGGCCATTGCGCTGGCGCAGGAAGGCGGCTTGGGCTTTATTCACAAAAATATGTCGATTGAGCGTCAGGCTGAAGAAGTTAGCCGCGTGAAGAAACATGAAAGCGGCGTGGTGGTTGATCCACAGACAGTAACGCCGGAAACGACGTTGCGTGAAATGAAGGAGCTGACCGAGCGTAACGGCTTCGCGGGCTACCCGGTTGTCGCAAAAGACAACGAACTGGTTGGTATCATCACCGGTCGTGACGTGCGTTTTGTTACCGATCTGGAAAAACCAGTTAGCGCGTTCATGACGCCGAAAGAGCGTCTGGTTACGGTTAAAGAAGGTGAAGCGCGTGATGTCGTGCTGCAAAAAATGCACGAAAAACGCGTTGAAAAAGCGCTGGTCATTGACGAGCAATTCCACCTGATCGGCATGATCACGGTAAAAGATTTCCAGAAAGCAGAACGCAAACCGAACGCCTGTAAAGACGAACACGGCCGTCTGCGCGTCGGTGCGGCGGTTGGCGCGGGTGCGGGTAACGAAGAGCGTGTTGATGCGCTGGTTGCCGCAGGCGTAGACGTCCTGTTGATCGACTCCTCACACGGCCATTCCGAAGGCGTATTGCAGCGTATTCGTGAAACGCGCGCTAAATATCCGAACCTCGAAATCATCGGTGGCAACGTTGCAACGGGTTCTGGCGCGAAAGCGCTGGTTGAAGCTGGCGTGAGCGCGGTGAAAGTCGGTATCGGCCCTGGCTCTATCTGTACCACTCGTATCGTGACTGGCGTGGGCGTACCGCAGATTACGGCTATCTCTGATGCGGTTGAAGCGCTGGAAGGCACGGGCATTCCGGTTATCGCCGATGGCGGTATCCGCTTCTCCGGCGACATCGCTAAGGCCATCGCAGCAGGTGCGGCCTGTGTCATGGTCGGTTCCATGCTGGCAGGTACAGAAGAATCCCCGGGCGAAATTGAACTGTATCAGGGCCGTTCATTCAAATCTTATCGCGGCATGGGTTCACTGGGCGCGATGTCTAAAGGCTCATCAGATCGTTACTTCCAGACCGATAACGCTGCCGATAAACTGGTGCCGGAAGGTATTGAAGGCCGCGTAGCCTATAAAGGCCGCCTGAAAGAGATCGTTCACCAGCAGATGGGCGGCTTGCGCTCCTGTATGGGACTGACCGGTTGTGCGACTATCGACGCGCTGCGTACGCAGGCTGAGTTCGTGCGTATCAGCGGGGCAGGCATTCAGGAAAGCCACGTTCACGACGTTACCATTACTAAAGAGTCACCAAACTACCGTATGGGTTCATAA
- the xseA gene encoding exodeoxyribonuclease VII large subunit has product MSQFPSSAIFTVSRLNQTVRQLLEMEMGQIWLSGEISNLSQPSSGHWYFTLKDERAQVRCAMFRTSNRRVTFRPQNGQQVLIRASITLYEPRGDYQLLAESMQPAGDGLLQQQFEQLKQRLAAEGLFDQQFKQVLPSPAKQVGVITSTSGAALHDILQVLQRRDPSLPVIVYPTSVQGAEAPLQIVRAIELANQRDECDVLIVGRGGGSLEDLWSFNDERVARAIFASRIPIVSAVGHETDVTIADFVGDLRAPTPSAAAELVSRNQLELLRQIQSQRQRLEMAMDYYLAQRNREFTRLHHRLQQQHPQLRLARQQAQLVKLRQRLDDAMQKQLRQTSRRSERLQQRLMQQQPQTRIHRAQQRLQQLSYQMQSAVDRQLNQNKQKLGVVCSRLEGVSPLATLARGYNVTTAPDGKVLKNIAQITPGETLKTRLQDGWVESQVMTLVSNSSSVKKRRKNPSQR; this is encoded by the coding sequence ATGTCTCAATTTCCCTCCTCTGCAATTTTTACCGTTAGCCGACTGAATCAGACGGTTAGACAACTGTTGGAAATGGAAATGGGCCAGATTTGGCTCTCCGGCGAAATCTCCAACCTTTCTCAGCCCTCATCGGGCCATTGGTATTTCACGCTGAAAGACGAGCGGGCACAGGTGCGCTGCGCGATGTTCCGCACCAGCAACCGTAGAGTGACGTTCCGCCCGCAAAATGGTCAGCAGGTGCTGATTCGGGCAAGCATTACGCTATACGAACCCCGTGGCGATTATCAACTGCTGGCGGAAAGCATGCAGCCCGCTGGCGACGGCCTGTTACAGCAGCAGTTTGAACAGCTCAAACAGCGTCTCGCCGCCGAAGGGCTGTTCGACCAGCAGTTTAAGCAAGTGCTCCCCTCTCCCGCCAAACAGGTCGGTGTGATTACGTCAACCAGCGGTGCCGCCCTGCACGATATCTTGCAGGTGTTACAGCGCCGCGATCCGTCACTGCCAGTGATCGTTTACCCCACGTCAGTACAAGGCGCTGAAGCGCCGCTACAGATTGTTCGCGCTATTGAACTGGCTAACCAGAGAGATGAGTGTGACGTGCTAATTGTTGGGCGCGGCGGGGGCTCGCTGGAAGATCTCTGGAGCTTTAATGACGAACGGGTAGCCCGTGCGATTTTCGCCAGCCGCATTCCTATCGTCAGCGCTGTCGGCCATGAAACCGATGTTACCATCGCCGATTTCGTCGGTGACTTGCGCGCGCCTACGCCGTCCGCCGCTGCCGAGTTAGTGAGCCGTAACCAACTGGAATTGTTGCGTCAGATACAGTCCCAGCGCCAGCGCCTGGAAATGGCGATGGACTACTACCTTGCTCAGCGCAACCGGGAATTTACCCGACTGCACCATCGCTTACAGCAGCAGCATCCACAACTGCGGTTGGCACGTCAGCAGGCGCAGTTGGTTAAACTACGCCAGCGACTCGATGACGCGATGCAGAAACAACTTCGGCAGACCTCGCGTCGAAGTGAACGCTTACAACAGCGCCTGATGCAGCAACAGCCGCAAACCCGGATTCATCGTGCGCAACAGCGTTTACAGCAGCTTAGCTATCAGATGCAGAGCGCGGTGGATCGTCAGTTGAATCAGAATAAGCAGAAGCTGGGCGTCGTCTGTTCGCGACTGGAAGGGGTTAGCCCACTAGCGACGCTGGCGCGTGGCTATAACGTCACCACCGCACCGGACGGTAAGGTGCTGAAAAATATCGCGCAAATCACCCCCGGCGAAACACTAAAAACCCGTTTGCAGGACGGCTGGGTGGAAAGTCAGGTCATGACGCTGGTTTCAAACTCAAGTTCCGTGAAAAAGCGGCGAAAAAACCCATCTCAGCGATAA
- a CDS encoding M4 family metallopeptidase yields MKSRPICSVIPPYILHRIIANGTDEQRHCAQQTLMHVQSLMVSHNPRPEPHEKLPAGQANRRILDAEQQQQLPGKLVRAEGQAGNGDIAVDEAYDYLGVTYDFFWKVFQRNSLDAEGLPLAGTVHYGQEYQNAFWNGQQMVFGDGDGKIFNRFTIALDVVAHELAHGITEHEAGLIYFRQSGALNESLSDVFGSMVKQYHLGQTAEQADWFIGAELLADGIHGMGLRSMSHPGTAYDDELLGVDPQPSHMNEYVNTREDNGGVHLNSGIPNRAFYLTAITLGSHSWEKAGRIWYDTLCDKALPQNADFEIFARHTIQHAAKRFNHSVADIVQQSWETVGVEVRQEFL; encoded by the coding sequence ATGAAGTCCAGACCGATTTGTAGCGTAATTCCCCCTTATATCTTGCACCGCATTATTGCAAACGGCACTGACGAGCAGCGACACTGTGCGCAACAAACACTGATGCACGTTCAGTCATTAATGGTCAGCCACAACCCGCGCCCAGAACCCCATGAGAAATTGCCCGCCGGGCAGGCTAATCGCCGCATCCTCGATGCCGAACAGCAGCAACAGTTGCCTGGCAAATTGGTGCGCGCTGAAGGTCAGGCCGGCAACGGTGATATCGCAGTGGACGAGGCCTATGACTATCTAGGCGTAACCTATGATTTTTTCTGGAAGGTTTTCCAACGCAATTCGCTGGACGCTGAAGGACTGCCACTGGCTGGCACCGTGCATTACGGCCAGGAGTACCAGAATGCCTTCTGGAATGGGCAGCAGATGGTGTTTGGAGATGGCGACGGCAAAATATTCAATCGCTTCACGATTGCGCTTGATGTGGTTGCGCATGAACTCGCTCACGGCATCACCGAACATGAAGCGGGGTTGATTTATTTCCGCCAGTCCGGCGCGCTCAATGAATCGCTGTCCGACGTCTTTGGTTCGATGGTCAAACAGTATCATTTAGGGCAAACCGCTGAGCAAGCCGATTGGTTTATCGGTGCCGAACTTCTGGCTGATGGTATCCATGGTATGGGGCTGCGTTCTATGTCTCACCCAGGCACCGCGTATGATGATGAGCTGTTGGGTGTTGATCCCCAGCCTTCCCACATGAACGAATATGTCAACACCCGTGAAGATAACGGCGGTGTACACCTGAACTCAGGTATTCCCAACCGGGCGTTCTATCTGACTGCCATCACACTAGGCAGTCATTCCTGGGAAAAAGCGGGTCGCATCTGGTACGACACGCTGTGCGACAAAGCACTGCCACAAAATGCAGATTTCGAGATTTTCGCACGTCACACCATTCAACATGCTGCTAAGCGTTTTAACCACAGCGTTGCCGACATCGTTCAGCAGTCATGGGAAACCGTGGGCGTGGAGGTACGGCAGGAGTTCTTATGA
- a CDS encoding protealysin inhibitor emfourin: MKTLPDLNDDTIIELAREGGFAFIPKLAGSRRFALASVPPSERERICNAIRNAFPQAREPGQPDGPGRGDQFYYRIHISYCQPQQNHYTDVILLIPENRAPPELTELWRNGVHE, encoded by the coding sequence ATGAAGACACTGCCTGATCTCAACGACGACACCATCATTGAGCTAGCGCGTGAAGGGGGATTTGCCTTTATCCCCAAGCTGGCAGGGTCGCGACGCTTCGCGCTCGCCAGCGTACCGCCATCCGAACGGGAGCGTATTTGTAACGCGATCCGCAATGCCTTTCCTCAGGCTCGCGAACCCGGCCAACCAGACGGCCCCGGGCGCGGCGACCAGTTCTATTATCGTATCCACATCAGCTACTGCCAACCGCAGCAGAATCACTATACCGATGTCATCCTACTGATCCCCGAAAACCGTGCGCCACCGGAGCTGACTGAGTTGTGGCGAAACGGCGTGCACGAGTAA